The following proteins are encoded in a genomic region of Neospora caninum Liverpool complete genome, chromosome XI:
- a CDS encoding putative PX domain-containing protein produces MAGSARGGASLPTSAASFLPSTTPLSPDTVGASVGSIPGLPRDISETRVRGLEDRSGVLPQTLNARGGRLISAREPCVPSCASVNYPQREGSTSGFSMAAFGRHDPLSSTSGHMQSGPLSSSSGGVHPPRNRTGDPDCAASRPKAVDKSSSFEIPDLNKEREDNVHVRSHGTGRARGAPTPSPYHVALPESSSSCRQGRGGSFDSRSTTASPDFPPTSTGTQPPRQGRPSDVKSYNAAECAVLPSAHQSFAVPVASVSGLTESSIADLSDRFSSSRNLCASVGSTVATVPPDQTRTVLTSSHKTSCRPSSSHDVFHSPKAETLSLPAPSPGTCPLNVLPNGKSPVEGGGAEQTARVEGMEEEDDDLLGDSFVVVEAVEGREEVPGCAFSPPPLRFPSHCFSADGLWDSEGPHGDFAVSVSDPETRSTGPLGRFTLYLVSGRTVAGAPFACRKRYSDFEWLRMQLVQAFPGVFVPPIPRKQKLGRFDSSFVESRRQGLQEFLQRLFRRRHLAKCSVFVGWLTRSPEGGMDQFKKEVAARPLVEQLGEFQEIFRAQLDGASGRGTRAESDRFIVFKQFLGKQLTTLEELHRHFSRLASLSRSQFGCVSALQTLLRDVCSAEENLVRQIPDLPIPAVRCELASLVSLQRACLVASPAHNYDVMQQVVAKEFDDTECMLEAVSGLERLVQLKHQAQAQIGREENSLRHVLRSTRGSWLQTFVHRKDKDAQIAEIRASIEALKLQVQILEQWAEASRAVWVTVEMPKLVTAKSIAFTRAAHAFIDRQQQQFLQEARIWQAYGLRTGASAEALSSQPTAQARSPSGPDSARKH; encoded by the coding sequence ATGGCGGGTTCTGCACGCGGTGGAGCTTCTCTTCCTACTAGCGCAGCTTCGTTTTTGCCATCTACgacacctctctctcctgacaCTGTAGGGGCCTCTGTCGGCTCGATTCCAGGTCTTCCGAGGGATATATCGGAGACGAGAGTTAGGGGTTTGGAAGACAGATCCGGTGTCCTGCCGCAAACTCTTAATGCGCGAGGAGGGCGGCTGATTTCGGCTCGCGAGCCCTGCGTACCTAGTTGCGCTTCTGTAAACTATCCACAAAGAGAAGGCTCTACCTCGGGTTTCTCGATGGCCGCCTTTGGCCGGCATGACCCTTTGTCCTCGACTTCGGGTCACATGCAGAGTGGGCcactctcgtcttcttctggaggGGTTCATCCCCCACGCAATAGAACTGGCGACCCTGACTGTGCAGCATCGCGTCCGAAAGCGGTAGACAAGTCATCAAGTTTCGAGATTCCCGATCTGAACAAGGAGCGAGAAGATAACGTTCACGTCCGCTCCCATGGAACCGGGAGGGCCAGAGGAGCTCCAACACCTTCCCCTTACCACGTGGCTCTTCCTGAatcttcgtcttcttgtAGACAGGGGCGGGGAGGTAGCTTTGACTCTCGCAGTACGACCGCGTCCCCTGATTTCCCCCCAACATCAACAGGGACACAACCTCCTCGTCAGGGACGCCCGAGCGATGTGAAGTCGTACAATGCAGCGGAGTGTGCGGTTCTGCCCAGTGCTCACCAGTCTTTCGCGGTGCCTGTTGCCTCCGTATCGGGCCTCACTGAGTCTTCTATCGCAGATCTCTCTGACAGATTCAGTTCCTCTCGGAATCTCTGCGCAAGTGTAGGTTCAACTGTGGCAACAGTACCCCCAGACCAAACGCGAACCGTACTCACTTCCTCACACAAGACGAGTtgccgtccttcttcctcgcacgACGTTTTCCACTCACCAAAAGCGGAAACTTTGTCATTGCCAGCGCCGTCGCCGGGCACGTGCCCTCTAAACGTTCTTCCAAACGGGAAGAGTCCAGTGGAGGGGGGTGGTGCAGAACAGACGGCTCGGGTGGAAGGaatggaagaggaagacgacgatcTTCTCGGGGATTCCTTTGTCGTTGTAGAAGCTGTAGAAGGTCGAGAGGAGGTTCCTGGGtgtgctttttctccccctccGCTGCGTTTCCCTAGTCACTGTTTTTCCGCGGATGGCTTATGGGACTCGGAAGGCCCTCACGGAGATTTCGCCGTGTCTGTCTCCGATCCGGAGACACGCTCTACGGGACCTTTAGGGAGGTTTACGCTCTATCTTGTTAGTGGTCGGACGGTCGCTGGAGCGCCTTTCGCATGCAGGAAACGGTACAGCGACTTTGAGTGGCTTCGAATGCAGCTCGTTCAGGCTTTTCCGGGTGTATTCGTGCCCCCCATTCCCCGGAAACAGAAGCTCGGAAGATTTGATAGTTCATTTGTGGAGAGCCGTCGTCAGGGTCTCCAGGAGTTTCTCCAGAGGCTTTTCCGACGTCGACACTTGGCAAAGTGCTCCGTCTTCGTTGGATGGTTGACACGGAGTCCAGAGGGAGGAATGGACCAATTTAAGAAGGAGGTTGCTGCTCGCCCTTTGGTGGAACAGCTTGGGGAATTTCAAGAGATCTTCCGTGCACAACTGGACGGAGCCAGCGGCCGAGGCACACGCGCTGAAAGCGACCGTTTCATTGTGTTCAAGCAGTTTTTGGGGAAACAACTAACCACTCTGGAAGAACTGCATCGTCATTTCAGTCGACTCGCTTCTCTCAGTCGTTCGCAGTTTGGTTGTGTATCTGCCTTGCAGACTTTACTGAGAGACGTATGCTCCGCCGAAGAAAATCTCGTGAGACAGATTCCGGATCTACCGATTCCAGCTGTGCGCTGCGAacttgcctctctcgtctctctgcagagggCGTGCTTAGTCGCATCGCCTGCACACAACTACGACGTCATGCAGCAGGTCGTGGCAAAGGAGTTTGACGATACAGAGTGCATGCTGGAAGCCGTTTCCGGGCTCGAGCGCTTAGTGCAGCTCAAACATCAGGCGCAAGCGCAGATTGGGCGCGAGGAAAACTCGCTTCGACACGTTCTGAGAAGCACTCGGGGGAGTTGGCTTCAGACCTTTGTGCATCGGAAGGACAAAGACGCACAAATCGCAGAAATCCGCGCTTCTATTGAGGCTCTCAAGCTTCAGGTCCAAATTCTGGAACAATGGGCGGAAGCTTCACGAGCCGTTTGGGTAACGGTGGAGATGCCCAAGCTGGTCACAGCGAAAAGCATTGCCTTCACTCGGGCAGCGCACGCATTCATCGAtcggcagcagcagcagtTTCTGCAGGAAGCTCGCATCTGGCAAGCTTACGGGCTCCGCACTGGCGCCTCGGCTGAGGCACTTTCGAGCCAGCCTACGGCACAGGCGAGAAGCCCCAGTGGACCGGACAGTGCGCGAAAACACTAG